One genomic window of Devosia salina includes the following:
- a CDS encoding TRAP transporter large permease — protein MFDPFVWALALIALLSLFGYSIGISMLVGSIVFLAGRGFDTSIASETLLQGLFNSYTLLSIPLFILAADIMNAGSLADRLLRFSQAVVGRFRGGLGHVNVFSSLIFSGMSGSAIADAVGMGRIIINMMTRNGQYSPSYAAAITAASATIGPIIPPSIPMVLYALVSDTSIGYLFAAGILPGLLMGLVLMAMNAFIATRRNFPRDESVALRDIPVTTFRAVPALLLPVILLGGIYGGIMTPTEAAAVAAFYALAVSVVVYRSVSAGQFFTTLLNSARSTASVGVLIAGALAFNYVITRQDVPASLAGFIQQFDLSPIGFLLVMNLLLLVLGCVLEGGAILLIIVPIFVPTAQALGIDLLHFGVVVVVNTMIGLVTPPYGLLLFVVANITRQPVGAIVRELTPFLIALLGALAFITFVPDFVLFVPRLLGYRG, from the coding sequence ATGTTTGACCCCTTTGTCTGGGCCCTTGCGCTCATCGCGCTGCTGTCCCTGTTCGGCTATTCGATAGGTATTTCGATGCTGGTCGGCTCCATCGTGTTTCTCGCAGGCCGTGGGTTTGACACCTCGATTGCCTCGGAAACCCTGCTCCAGGGCCTGTTCAACAGCTACACGCTCCTCTCTATTCCGCTCTTCATTCTGGCCGCCGACATCATGAATGCCGGCTCCCTGGCCGACCGCCTGCTGCGCTTCTCGCAGGCCGTGGTCGGTCGCTTTCGGGGTGGGCTGGGGCATGTCAACGTGTTTTCCAGCCTCATCTTCTCGGGCATGTCGGGCTCCGCTATCGCCGACGCCGTGGGCATGGGGCGCATCATCATCAACATGATGACCAGGAATGGCCAATACAGCCCGTCCTACGCTGCTGCGATCACGGCGGCCTCAGCCACCATAGGGCCGATCATACCGCCCTCCATCCCCATGGTGCTCTATGCCCTGGTTTCCGATACATCGATCGGCTATCTCTTCGCCGCCGGCATCCTGCCGGGCCTGCTCATGGGCCTGGTACTGATGGCCATGAACGCCTTCATCGCCACCCGCCGCAACTTTCCTCGCGACGAGTCGGTGGCGCTCCGGGACATCCCCGTCACCACCTTCCGTGCCGTCCCGGCGCTGCTCCTGCCGGTCATCCTGCTGGGCGGCATCTATGGTGGCATCATGACCCCCACAGAGGCCGCCGCCGTCGCCGCCTTCTACGCCTTGGCCGTATCCGTTGTTGTCTATCGCTCGGTCAGTGCCGGTCAGTTCTTCACGACCCTGCTCAACAGTGCGCGCTCCACCGCATCGGTGGGTGTTCTGATCGCGGGGGCTCTGGCCTTCAACTACGTGATTACGCGCCAGGATGTGCCGGCCAGCCTTGCCGGCTTCATCCAGCAATTCGACCTCTCGCCCATCGGCTTCCTGCTGGTGATGAACCTGCTCCTGCTCGTGCTTGGCTGTGTTCTCGAAGGGGGTGCCATCCTGCTGATCATCGTGCCCATCTTCGTGCCGACCGCACAGGCGCTGGGAATTGACCTGCTGCATTTCGGCGTCGTGGTGGTGGTCAACACAATGATCGGCCTGGTGACGCCGCCCTATGGGCTGCTGCTCTTCGTGGTCGCGAACATCACCCGGCAGCCCGTGGGCGCGATCGTGCGAGAGCTAACGCCCTTCCTGATCGCCCTGCTGGGAGCGCTCGCTTTCATCACCTTCGTGCCCGACTTCGTGCTCTTTGTGCCGCGTTTGCTGGGCTATCGAGGATAG
- a CDS encoding GNAT family N-acetyltransferase has translation MDGLSLEVSGTPRADDLEVIGRHLTAFNEADVGPSERRPLAVLVRNDAGEIVAGISGYTAWGWLYVQWLWVAEDQRGKKLAGTMLAAAEGEARQRGCHGAYIDTFNPHALHVYQRAGYTPFGTLPNFPQGRTRTFLQKALSGSA, from the coding sequence ATGGACGGGTTGAGCCTGGAAGTATCGGGAACGCCGAGGGCTGATGACCTGGAGGTCATCGGCCGGCACCTGACGGCGTTCAACGAAGCCGATGTGGGGCCATCGGAGCGTCGGCCCCTGGCCGTATTGGTGCGCAATGACGCTGGAGAGATTGTGGCCGGCATTTCCGGCTACACGGCCTGGGGCTGGCTCTATGTGCAATGGCTCTGGGTGGCCGAGGATCAGCGCGGAAAGAAGCTGGCTGGCACGATGCTGGCAGCGGCGGAAGGTGAAGCACGCCAGCGCGGCTGCCACGGCGCCTATATCGACACCTTCAATCCCCATGCGCTCCATGTCTACCAGCGCGCCGGCTACACTCCGTTCGGAACGTTGCCGAATTTTCCGCAGGGCCGCACAAGAACCTTCCTCCAGAAAGCGCTCAGCGGTTCCGCCTGA
- a CDS encoding anhydro-N-acetylmuramic acid kinase, translated as MEPIWAIGLMTGTVLDGNIDVALLRTDGESIDSFGAYTLAPYPQSIRDLLEETLAQARKWNFEGPEPAIFKQAEDALTRAQSAAVLNLVRQAGLRPEDVGIIGFHGQSVLHRAPQPGRIGATRQLGNGALMRELTGIKTAYDFRSADVRAGGQGAPLAALYHQALLRKIGATDGKTAVLNLGGVANVTFWDGADTLVAFDTGPANAPINDFIKGLGLGDMDRNGEMALRGTVDEERLARLLTHPYLSAPYPKSLDRFDFLASMADGLGAEDGAATLTAFTTGAVGKALDLLPSRPDRLIVCGGGRHNPAIMAMLKTRANVDAVPAEAVGWRGDAIEAECFAFLAVRVLRDLPISFPTTTGAPHPLTGGMLAA; from the coding sequence ATGGAGCCGATCTGGGCCATCGGACTGATGACGGGCACCGTGCTCGACGGCAATATCGATGTGGCGCTGCTGCGCACGGACGGCGAATCCATCGACAGTTTTGGCGCTTACACCCTGGCGCCCTACCCGCAGTCCATTCGCGACCTTTTGGAAGAAACTCTGGCTCAGGCCCGCAAGTGGAATTTCGAGGGGCCGGAACCGGCAATCTTCAAGCAGGCAGAGGATGCGCTGACCCGCGCCCAGTCCGCAGCGGTGCTCAACCTAGTCAGGCAGGCCGGACTGCGCCCCGAGGATGTCGGGATCATCGGGTTCCACGGCCAGTCGGTATTGCACCGCGCGCCGCAGCCGGGCCGCATTGGCGCCACCCGCCAATTGGGCAATGGCGCTCTCATGCGCGAGCTGACCGGCATCAAGACCGCCTATGATTTCCGCTCGGCCGATGTGCGCGCCGGTGGCCAGGGCGCGCCGCTGGCGGCGCTCTATCACCAGGCGCTCCTGCGCAAGATTGGCGCGACCGACGGCAAGACGGCCGTTCTCAACCTTGGCGGTGTCGCCAATGTCACCTTCTGGGATGGCGCCGATACGCTGGTGGCCTTCGATACCGGGCCGGCCAATGCCCCCATCAATGACTTCATCAAGGGCCTTGGCCTGGGGGACATGGATCGCAATGGCGAGATGGCCCTGCGCGGCACGGTCGATGAGGAGCGGTTGGCGCGACTGCTGACCCATCCCTACCTGTCGGCCCCCTACCCCAAATCGCTCGACCGCTTCGACTTCCTGGCCAGCATGGCAGACGGGCTTGGCGCCGAAGACGGTGCTGCAACGCTCACCGCCTTCACCACGGGGGCCGTCGGCAAGGCGCTGGACCTGCTGCCATCGCGACCGGACAGGCTGATCGTCTGCGGCGGGGGGCGGCACAATCCGGCGATCATGGCCATGTTGAAGACGCGAGCCAACGTCGACGCCGTACCGGCCGAAGCCGTGGGCTGGCGCGGCGACGCCATCGAGGCGGAGTGCTTCGCTTTCCTCGCGGTGCGCGTGCTGCGCGACCTGCCGATCAGCTTCCCGACCACGACGGGGGCGCCACACCCGCTGACTGGCGGCATGCTCGCGGCCTGA
- a CDS encoding serine hydrolase domain-containing protein yields the protein MTELDVRLDRAFAPLAAAIEAGRIPGGVLGMIDGAGNRAVRALGQAQTVPTSRPMRAVTWFDLASLTKVLFTTERILALAESGRIDLDAPLTSVLPDYRHYNLDNWERKVTFRQCLGHQTPFPAVFPLYTYGRDPDLLRTFLLQHEFPAGPSVYSDINFILLGLALERIEGEWIRQMDPGPGFAWFADPSEAAATEDCYWRHRVLVGEVHDDNCSALQGAGHAGLFGTVDSVLDFAASKLASAGADALIRTPLSGRRTHGWERPYEGWSGGEHCSPRTIGHTGFTGTGLWIDFEKGQAWTLLTNRVHPTRHFDSGIIALRRAVGDCINAQ from the coding sequence ATGACGGAACTTGACGTCCGGCTGGACCGGGCCTTTGCCCCGCTGGCGGCGGCCATCGAGGCCGGCCGCATTCCCGGCGGGGTGCTCGGGATGATCGATGGCGCCGGCAATCGTGCCGTGCGCGCCCTGGGTCAGGCGCAGACCGTTCCAACCAGCAGGCCAATGCGCGCAGTGACCTGGTTCGACCTCGCCTCGCTGACCAAGGTGCTGTTCACCACCGAGCGAATCCTGGCGCTTGCGGAGAGTGGCCGGATCGATCTCGACGCGCCCCTCACCTCGGTTTTGCCTGATTATCGGCACTACAATCTCGACAATTGGGAGCGCAAGGTGACCTTCCGGCAGTGTCTGGGGCACCAGACACCGTTTCCGGCGGTCTTTCCCCTCTATACTTATGGGCGTGATCCGGACCTGTTGCGCACTTTCCTGTTGCAGCACGAGTTCCCGGCTGGACCCTCTGTCTATTCGGACATCAACTTTATCCTGCTGGGCCTGGCGCTCGAGCGCATCGAAGGCGAGTGGATCCGTCAGATGGACCCCGGCCCGGGCTTTGCCTGGTTCGCCGATCCCTCCGAAGCGGCAGCTACCGAGGACTGCTACTGGCGCCATCGCGTGCTGGTGGGCGAGGTGCATGACGACAATTGCTCGGCGCTGCAGGGCGCAGGCCATGCGGGCCTGTTCGGCACGGTAGACAGCGTGCTCGACTTTGCCGCCTCCAAACTTGCCAGCGCTGGCGCCGATGCCCTGATCCGCACACCCTTGTCAGGTCGCCGGACCCATGGCTGGGAGCGCCCCTATGAGGGTTGGTCTGGGGGAGAACACTGCTCGCCCCGGACCATCGGCCATACCGGCTTTACCGGCACTGGCCTCTGGATCGATTTCGAGAAGGGCCAGGCCTGGACCCTCCTGACCAACCGGGTGCATCCAACGCGACATTTCGATAGCGGCATCATTGCGCTGCGCCGCGCCGTCGGGGATTGCATCAATGCCCAATAA
- a CDS encoding ABC transporter ATP-binding protein encodes MTPLLSVRDLRVGFGRDHKANEVVKGVSFDLNAGETLAIVGESGSGKSVTALSINRLVDFGGGRITSGSIKLTRSDGSSLDVVRANERTLLGIRGRDVGMIFQEPMTSLNPVHTIGAQISEAFRLSKGLTGAAAHRASLEVLGRVRIPDAKSRLDYYPHQLSGGMRQRVMIAMALASSPRLLIADEPTTALDVTVQAQIMALLAELRAETGMSMIFITHDIGLVAGIADRIMVMQNGVAVEQNDTGAVLDDPQHEYTRHLLRAVPHFTSGKAVRSDGTRQETIDPIVKVDDLVVRFPVGRAWFGPKGAIHAVDGVSFDLMPGETLAIVGESGCGKSTTARALLNLNTPHRGQIQAGSGHSRRPVQMVFQDPFASLNPRLDVEALLAEPAIANGQRPDADLRERMHFLLDRVGLPRDALTRYPHQFSGGQRQRLCIARALMLNPDVVVLDEAVSALDVSVQARVLELLVDLQREFGLAYLFISHDMAVVERIAHRIAVMFAGQIVEIGDARAVLADPQHSYTKRLIAAVPAIERRKQHFAVDMTQVPSLVRPPGYEPPPALWHDNGQDHRVRLEETP; translated from the coding sequence ATGACCCCCCTGCTCTCCGTCCGCGATTTGCGCGTCGGCTTCGGCCGCGACCACAAGGCCAATGAAGTGGTCAAGGGTGTCAGCTTCGACCTCAATGCCGGCGAAACGCTGGCCATTGTCGGCGAGTCCGGCTCCGGCAAGTCGGTGACGGCCCTATCCATCAACCGGCTGGTGGATTTCGGTGGCGGCCGTATCACCTCGGGTTCGATCAAGCTCACCCGCAGCGATGGCTCCAGCCTGGATGTGGTGCGCGCAAACGAAAGAACCCTGCTTGGCATTCGCGGCCGCGATGTCGGGATGATCTTCCAGGAGCCGATGACGTCGCTCAATCCCGTGCACACCATCGGCGCACAGATCTCGGAGGCGTTCCGCCTCTCCAAGGGACTGACCGGCGCTGCAGCGCACCGGGCCAGTCTGGAAGTGCTAGGACGCGTCCGCATCCCCGACGCGAAATCACGCCTGGATTATTATCCGCATCAGCTCTCGGGCGGCATGCGCCAGCGGGTGATGATCGCGATGGCACTGGCATCGAGCCCGCGCCTGTTGATCGCCGACGAGCCTACGACTGCCCTCGATGTCACGGTGCAGGCGCAGATCATGGCACTCCTGGCCGAATTGCGGGCCGAAACCGGCATGTCGATGATCTTCATCACCCATGATATCGGGCTGGTCGCCGGCATCGCCGACCGCATCATGGTCATGCAGAATGGCGTCGCGGTCGAGCAGAACGACACCGGCGCCGTCCTCGACGATCCTCAGCACGAATACACGCGCCACCTGCTGCGCGCGGTTCCGCACTTCACCTCCGGCAAGGCTGTGCGCAGCGACGGCACCCGGCAGGAAACCATCGATCCGATCGTCAAGGTCGATGACCTAGTCGTCCGCTTCCCCGTTGGCAGGGCCTGGTTCGGACCGAAGGGCGCTATCCATGCCGTGGACGGGGTCAGCTTCGACCTGATGCCCGGCGAGACCCTGGCCATTGTCGGCGAAAGCGGTTGTGGCAAGTCCACTACCGCAAGAGCTCTGCTCAACCTCAACACCCCGCACCGCGGACAGATCCAAGCCGGTTCGGGTCATTCCAGGCGGCCGGTCCAGATGGTGTTCCAGGACCCGTTCGCCTCACTCAATCCGCGTCTTGATGTCGAAGCGCTGTTGGCAGAGCCAGCCATTGCCAATGGCCAGCGTCCGGACGCCGATCTTCGGGAGCGGATGCATTTTCTGCTCGACCGCGTCGGACTGCCCAGGGACGCCCTAACGCGCTACCCGCACCAGTTCTCCGGCGGCCAGCGGCAAAGGTTGTGCATCGCACGGGCGCTGATGCTCAACCCCGATGTGGTGGTGCTGGACGAGGCAGTGTCGGCCCTCGACGTCTCGGTGCAGGCCCGGGTTCTGGAGCTTCTGGTCGACCTGCAGCGCGAGTTTGGTCTCGCCTATCTCTTCATTTCCCACGACATGGCCGTGGTCGAACGCATTGCGCACCGCATCGCCGTGATGTTTGCCGGCCAGATCGTGGAAATTGGCGACGCCCGCGCCGTGTTGGCCGATCCGCAGCATAGTTACACCAAGCGGCTGATTGCTGCCGTGCCGGCGATCGAGCGGCGCAAGCAGCACTTCGCCGTCGACATGACACAGGTGCCCTCGCTTGTCCGTCCGCCAGGCTACGAGCCACCGCCGGCGCTTTGGCATGACAACGGGCAAGACCACCGTGTCCGACTCGAGGAAACACCATGA
- a CDS encoding ABC transporter permease, producing MGKLFSALFRHPSGRIGLVIIGIYVLAAILGTLGLTPHDPLKMFPIDRLKAPSGGYWFGTDLLGRDAFSRLMVGIRQSMLIAFASVACATLAGTIIGLLSAWWGGIWDGIFMRVMDVLLAFPAILLALLIIAIVGPGTMTSVAAIAIVYTPIFARVVRGPALSLKQRDFVDAARTFGSSQFYVLTRHLLLNLVAPLAVQVTLALAWALLTEAGLSFLGLGTQPPTPSLGLMLAESRNLMQHAPWLMIFPALTIMLGILGFNLTGDALRDILDPRTQRREA from the coding sequence ATGGGCAAGCTGTTCTCCGCCCTTTTCCGCCATCCCTCGGGCCGTATCGGCCTGGTGATCATCGGAATCTATGTGCTCGCCGCGATCCTCGGAACGCTGGGCCTGACACCCCATGACCCGCTCAAAATGTTCCCCATCGACCGGCTGAAGGCGCCGAGCGGCGGCTACTGGTTCGGTACCGACCTGTTGGGCCGCGATGCCTTCAGCCGCCTGATGGTGGGCATCCGGCAGTCCATGCTGATCGCCTTTGCCTCGGTGGCCTGCGCCACCCTCGCCGGGACCATCATAGGCCTGCTTTCCGCCTGGTGGGGGGGTATCTGGGATGGCATCTTCATGCGCGTCATGGATGTGCTGCTTGCCTTCCCGGCGATCCTCCTGGCGCTGCTGATCATCGCCATAGTCGGGCCTGGCACCATGACCAGCGTGGCCGCCATCGCCATCGTCTACACCCCGATCTTTGCGCGCGTCGTTCGCGGCCCGGCCCTGTCGCTCAAGCAGCGCGACTTCGTGGACGCGGCCCGCACCTTCGGCAGTTCGCAGTTCTACGTGCTGACGCGGCACTTGCTGCTCAACTTGGTGGCACCGCTCGCCGTGCAGGTGACACTGGCGCTGGCCTGGGCCTTGCTGACCGAGGCGGGCCTGAGCTTTCTCGGCCTGGGCACGCAGCCACCGACCCCCTCGCTCGGGCTGATGCTGGCGGAAAGCCGCAACCTTATGCAGCACGCCCCCTGGCTGATGATCTTCCCGGCCCTCACCATCATGCTGGGCATTCTCGGCTTCAACCTGACGGGTGACGCCCTGCGCGACATTCTCGACCCGCGTACCCAAAGGAGGGAAGCATGA
- a CDS encoding ABC transporter permease has protein sequence MSYVVQRLLTFPLILLGVSVLVFVSIRLVPGDAITAMLGTEAGLLTPDQRAALAAYFGIDQPVWAQYLRWLGGLVQGDLGISSIYGKPVLAVILERFPLTLQLSLMSMVIALGVGVPLGVLAASRNERPSDLVVRVLAMLGQSTPSFVIGILIIYVLSVYFGFVPAMGTFTPLLVDPLASIGQLIFPAITLGFAFAASVTRISRSSMLDVLSDDYVRTARSKGATPASVIWHHALPNALIPVVTLSGVEFGYLLGGAVIVEQIFALPGLGRLVLDAITQRDYALVQGTVLFIAFNFLVVNLLVDLAYVALDPRIRIGRR, from the coding sequence ATGAGTTATGTGGTTCAGCGCCTGCTGACCTTTCCGCTGATCCTGCTCGGGGTATCCGTGCTGGTCTTCGTGTCGATCCGTCTCGTGCCGGGCGACGCCATTACCGCGATGCTCGGCACTGAGGCAGGGTTGCTCACCCCCGACCAGCGCGCGGCACTTGCCGCCTATTTCGGCATCGACCAACCTGTCTGGGCGCAATATCTGCGCTGGCTGGGCGGCCTGGTCCAGGGCGATCTGGGTATATCCTCGATCTACGGCAAGCCGGTCCTCGCTGTCATTCTCGAGCGCTTCCCGCTCACCCTGCAGCTGTCGCTGATGTCGATGGTCATCGCCCTGGGTGTCGGCGTGCCGCTGGGCGTTCTCGCGGCGTCGCGCAATGAGCGTCCGAGCGACCTGGTGGTGCGCGTCCTGGCCATGCTGGGCCAGTCGACACCGAGCTTCGTCATCGGCATTCTCATCATCTATGTGCTGTCGGTCTATTTCGGCTTCGTGCCGGCCATGGGCACCTTCACGCCACTCCTGGTCGACCCACTGGCCAGCATCGGGCAGCTGATTTTCCCCGCGATCACCCTCGGCTTTGCCTTCGCCGCCTCGGTAACGCGCATCTCCCGCTCGTCCATGCTCGACGTGCTCAGCGACGATTACGTACGCACGGCCCGGTCCAAGGGCGCGACCCCGGCAAGCGTGATCTGGCATCACGCCCTGCCCAATGCACTCATTCCCGTGGTCACGCTCTCGGGCGTCGAATTCGGCTACCTGCTGGGCGGCGCGGTCATCGTCGAGCAGATTTTCGCCCTGCCCGGCCTGGGGCGTCTCGTTCTCGATGCCATCACCCAGCGCGACTATGCGCTGGTGCAGGGCACGGTCCTGTTCATCGCCTTCAACTTCCTGGTGGTCAATCTGCTGGTCGATCTCGCCTATGTCGCCCTCGATCCCCGCATCCGGATCGGGAGGCGCTGA
- a CDS encoding ABC transporter substrate-binding protein, with translation MQFSKKLLAGLAVATALTAVGTALPAQAAELRMAWSQDATGLDPHKQTAFSSLRLLELIYEPLVRLDAELNVVPAIASSWEFAEDAKTLTFSLDPNAKFSNGAQVTSADVKASFERLLDEETAAAARSNFLSIESIDTPDDATVVFNLSTADVPILVAMATINAAIVPASEIEAGNVGTEAVGSGPFKLDSWEPNAREVLSANEDWAGGDLAIDGITISVLPDETAILASLRAGQTDFALLNDPLVATLVPMEPNLELNRVGVLSYNVLQLNPSRAPMDNLKVRQAMSCAIDRQAIIDAALAGEGKVTGPLTMPAFAQDPSNLFCYEQDIEKAKQLMAESGVGGFTAKVIAATGEPPVAASEAQVLQAQLAEIGVNLEIEMMELNVYVDTWLAGDFDMAVAQNGGRPDPYPMYNRYFTKEGNLVKVSNFVDDELDSLMKQGQAETDPAKRVEIFQAFESRLAELSPWLWLSTGYSYTAQLKTVSGFEPSPTGTLFGLTKVSVE, from the coding sequence ATGCAATTTTCCAAGAAACTCCTTGCCGGGCTGGCCGTGGCCACCGCCCTGACCGCTGTCGGCACCGCACTGCCCGCGCAGGCGGCCGAACTGCGCATGGCCTGGTCGCAGGATGCTACCGGTCTCGACCCGCACAAGCAGACCGCGTTCTCCTCGCTGCGCCTGCTCGAATTGATCTATGAGCCGCTGGTCCGCCTGGACGCCGAGCTCAATGTCGTGCCCGCCATTGCCTCGAGCTGGGAATTTGCCGAGGACGCCAAGACCCTCACCTTCTCGCTCGATCCGAATGCCAAGTTCTCCAATGGCGCCCAGGTCACCTCGGCAGACGTGAAGGCTTCCTTCGAACGCCTGCTCGATGAAGAGACCGCCGCGGCCGCCCGTTCGAACTTCCTCTCGATCGAGAGCATCGACACTCCGGACGATGCGACGGTGGTGTTCAACCTTTCGACCGCAGACGTGCCGATCCTGGTCGCCATGGCAACCATCAACGCGGCAATCGTCCCTGCCTCCGAGATCGAGGCGGGCAATGTTGGCACCGAGGCCGTCGGCTCGGGCCCCTTCAAGCTCGACAGTTGGGAGCCCAACGCCCGAGAAGTGCTGAGTGCCAATGAGGACTGGGCCGGCGGCGACCTCGCCATCGATGGGATCACCATTTCCGTGCTGCCGGACGAAACCGCGATCCTGGCCTCGCTCCGCGCCGGCCAGACCGATTTCGCCCTGCTCAACGATCCGCTGGTGGCAACTCTGGTGCCGATGGAGCCCAATCTCGAGCTCAACCGCGTTGGCGTCCTGTCCTACAATGTGCTCCAGCTCAATCCGTCGCGCGCGCCCATGGACAACCTCAAGGTTCGTCAGGCGATGAGCTGCGCCATCGACCGCCAGGCGATCATCGATGCCGCCCTGGCCGGCGAGGGCAAGGTGACCGGCCCGCTGACCATGCCGGCCTTTGCCCAGGACCCGTCCAACCTCTTCTGCTACGAGCAGGACATCGAAAAGGCCAAGCAGCTGATGGCCGAGTCGGGCGTTGGCGGCTTCACCGCCAAGGTGATTGCGGCCACCGGCGAGCCGCCTGTCGCGGCGTCCGAAGCGCAGGTGCTCCAGGCCCAGCTGGCCGAGATCGGCGTCAATCTCGAAATCGAGATGATGGAGCTCAACGTTTATGTCGACACCTGGCTGGCCGGTGACTTCGACATGGCCGTGGCCCAGAATGGCGGCCGCCCGGACCCCTATCCGATGTACAACCGCTACTTCACCAAGGAAGGTAACCTGGTCAAGGTTTCCAACTTCGTGGACGACGAACTGGACAGCCTGATGAAGCAGGGTCAGGCCGAAACCGATCCGGCCAAGCGCGTCGAAATCTTCCAGGCCTTCGAAAGCCGGCTGGCCGAGCTGTCGCCCTGGCTGTGGCTCTCCACTGGCTATAGCTACACGGCCCAGCTCAAGACCGTTTCCGGCTTTGAACCCTCGCCGACGGGAACGCTTTTCGGCCTGACCAAAGTGTCGGTAGAATAG
- a CDS encoding MurR/RpiR family transcriptional regulator, whose translation MGIQSTIEASVDKFTPAMQRVATVIRDQPRIVLEQTISELADSCGTSVASVVRFCRVLGLSGYAQLRMSLATELGKEAAQFGNDLILGAEIAQSDTLQEMASKVASLEILAIDETVSGLDYGALERVVAAVDQAERILLFGIGASQFVAQDLHHKLFRIGRNAFLLADPHEAWTAALLSPAGTVALGFSHSGATADTVRFLDIARQAGALTVALTGSPDSPLAQAADECLVSRARESRLRAGAMVSRIAQLAIVDCLFLGVASQRYEQTVDALRRTRDVTHPK comes from the coding sequence TTGGGGATACAATCGACCATCGAAGCCTCTGTGGACAAGTTCACCCCCGCAATGCAGCGGGTGGCTACGGTGATCCGTGACCAGCCCCGGATCGTGCTTGAGCAGACCATTTCCGAACTGGCCGACAGCTGCGGCACATCGGTTGCTTCGGTTGTCCGGTTCTGCCGGGTCCTCGGGCTTTCGGGCTATGCGCAACTGCGCATGTCGCTCGCCACGGAACTGGGCAAGGAAGCAGCCCAGTTCGGCAACGACCTGATACTCGGCGCCGAGATCGCGCAGTCCGACACCTTGCAGGAAATGGCCTCCAAAGTGGCTTCTCTGGAAATCCTGGCCATCGATGAAACCGTGTCCGGCCTCGACTATGGCGCGCTTGAGCGCGTGGTAGCGGCCGTCGATCAGGCCGAGCGCATCCTGCTCTTCGGCATTGGCGCCAGCCAGTTCGTCGCCCAGGACCTGCATCACAAGCTGTTCCGCATTGGTCGCAACGCCTTTCTGCTGGCCGATCCACACGAGGCCTGGACAGCGGCCTTGCTTTCGCCGGCTGGGACAGTTGCATTGGGCTTTTCGCATTCGGGCGCTACCGCCGACACTGTGCGATTTCTCGACATCGCGCGGCAGGCGGGCGCCCTCACGGTGGCACTGACCGGTTCGCCGGATTCGCCCCTGGCCCAGGCGGCCGACGAATGTCTGGTCAGCAGGGCCCGTGAAAGTCGGCTCCGCGCCGGCGCCATGGTTAGCCGCATTGCGCAACTGGCCATCGTCGATTGTCTTTTCCTCGGCGTCGCCAGCCAGCGCTATGAACAGACGGTCGATGCGCTTCGGCGCACCCGCGATGTGACGCATCCGAAATAG
- the dgcA gene encoding N-acetyl-D-Glu racemase DgcA, whose translation MTTQLHASIETFPIAGQFTIARGSKTKAVVVSVALERDGHVGRGECTPYARYGETPETTLAAIEALAPAIAGGMTRQELQRALAPGAARNALDCALWDLEAKRAGTSVAALAGITLPQRIETAFTISLGSPAAMAEAAARVAHLPLLKIKLGAPGDAERLGAVRAAAPNTRLVVDANEGWHVDDLGVLLEVSRHCGVELVEQPLPAGADAALADIDHLVPICADESVHALQGLEDLVGRYDAINIKLDKTGGLTEALAVAGRAEELGLAVMVGCMVSTSLSMLPARLLAAKARWVDLDGPLLLAEDRPGGLAYRGGVLDTGASALWGS comes from the coding sequence ATGACCACCCAGCTCCACGCATCGATCGAGACCTTTCCGATCGCGGGACAATTCACCATCGCCCGGGGCAGCAAGACCAAGGCCGTGGTGGTCAGCGTTGCGCTCGAACGGGACGGCCATGTTGGCCGGGGCGAATGCACGCCCTATGCCCGCTATGGCGAAACCCCGGAGACGACGCTGGCAGCGATCGAAGCGTTGGCACCGGCGATAGCTGGCGGGATGACGCGGCAGGAGCTTCAACGTGCGCTGGCGCCGGGAGCAGCCCGCAACGCCCTCGACTGTGCCTTGTGGGACCTTGAGGCAAAACGGGCCGGAACCTCGGTCGCGGCACTCGCCGGGATCACCCTGCCGCAACGGATCGAGACCGCCTTCACCATCAGCCTGGGCTCGCCCGCGGCGATGGCGGAGGCCGCAGCCAGGGTGGCTCACCTGCCCCTGCTCAAGATCAAGCTGGGGGCGCCGGGCGACGCCGAACGCCTGGGCGCGGTACGGGCGGCCGCGCCAAACACCCGTCTTGTCGTCGATGCCAATGAAGGCTGGCATGTCGACGATCTGGGCGTCCTGCTTGAGGTCAGCCGGCATTGCGGGGTGGAACTGGTGGAACAACCGCTGCCGGCCGGCGCCGATGCGGCGCTGGCCGATATCGACCATCTGGTGCCCATTTGTGCCGATGAAAGCGTCCATGCCCTGCAAGGGCTGGAAGACCTCGTGGGACGCTACGATGCCATCAATATCAAGCTCGACAAGACCGGCGGCCTGACCGAGGCGCTGGCCGTCGCCGGGCGTGCCGAAGAGCTTGGACTGGCGGTCATGGTGGGCTGCATGGTCAGCACCTCGCTTTCGATGCTGCCGGCGCGCCTGCTCGCAGCCAAGGCACGCTGGGTGGATCTCGATGGACCGCTGCTCCTGGCCGAAGACCGGCCGGGCGGCCTGGCCTATCGCGGCGGTGTTCTCGACACCGGTGCTTCGGCGCTCTGGGGCAGTTGA